Below is a genomic region from Prolixibacteraceae bacterium.
GCTTGTATTTAAGCACTTCGCTGATCATTCTACGATTGATATCAAAGAATCTTTCTTGCTCCATTACATATTCAACTTTACGCTCATACAAAATGATGTTTAGTAACTTCTCCTTAGAATCGCAGATTAGTCGGGCAGGCATTGTTCCAGTCACATTTGTAGCAGCCACAGGAATAAGTCCCACACGTTGACGAGTTTGGTTGAGATAGTAGTATACATCATGTCCGAATTCATCTGCTCCAAGCATGTTTAACTCTGCCATACACTCCGCAATTCCTAGGTAAATCTCCGGCATACGGATATAGGCATTACAAAAAGGACGATTTAAAATCTCATTTTTATAATCTCGGGTCCATTTTCGCGTTCCGAACCCATTTAGACATAAACTTTTAAAGTAGCCTGGATTATTAATTCCTTCACGTCCTTTGTTATAAACCTCTGCCTCACGTCCTTGCCAACGATCTTCATTAACCACAATATTCTCATACATACGAGGATCACGGATATACTCTAAGTCTTTATATTTTGTTTTTGGAGCGTGTTTTTTGAAGTAAGGATTTTGGAAATACTCATTATTCGCTAGCTCTTCTGCTGAAGCATTTGTGTCTAAGACAGGAAGCGATCCATCCGTAAACTCATACCCATTTACATGTTCAAAACTTGGCATATTCATTCCATAACGTGTATTACCAAATGCACGTATGTTTTTCAGCCAACGAGCTGTCTTCTGAACTGGAAAGATAATTTCTCCATTATTACGATTTAGATAGCCATCTGCATAAGCATCTCTATAACCATTTAGAGTATTATCTTTCGGTAATACTAAACCAAACCAGTCCCCATTTTTAGTATTAGTTCTCATGAAATCCATACCTGCATCTAAAGCATCTTGCCAACGACTCTCTTTGTAATTACCTAACCAAGTGATGAACTTCGCTGAAGCTTCCCCGTCTTTAAAAGGGTTTGCACTATTAAATAGTGGGCTAGCAATGTAATGAAGAGTCTTAAACTTCACCGCTTTTGCAGCAGCAGCAGTTAAATGACCAAAATCATCCTCTGCGGCATGCCAAGGCAGCACTTTCGCTGCTTCATCACACAACTTGACAATAAAATCGGCATGCTCTTGGACTGTCATACGCTCCATGTAAGTATTTTCTGAAGGAAGATATACATGATCTATTTTAGGCATTCCTCCAAAGTAGCGAAGCATTTCTAAGTAATGATATGCCACAAGAACCTTAACCTCAGCTTTTCGGGTTGCTTTCTCCTCATCGGTCATATCAGGGACTTTATTCACATTCTCAATGTAAGTCCAAAGAATGCGTAATTCGTTGGCAGGAATATCGTATGTTGGTTGCGTACTTGAGTTAATTGATCCATCATGATATGCTGTTGGACGTTTTCCAGCCATATAGTCCGTTAACTGATCAATTCCCTGGTATTTATAACCAGTACCATCAATAATTCTAGTTCTTAATGTATGATAACAGGTTGCAAGCGCTTGATCTGCATTAAGTTTATTACTATATACATCTTCAATAGTTTTATCTCCACCATTAGGTTTATCTAAGAAATTGTCCCCAACTTTGAAATCCTCACAACTACTGATCAACAAGGCACATAATGCAAATACAATTATATATGTCTTTTTCATAATATTCTTATTTCACGATTAGAAACGAAGTGTAGCTCCTAGATTAAAGATCTTAACAACAGGATATTTGTCATTGTAGTTTGGTTCAGACTCTGGGTCCATAATGTCGAATTTTGAGAATGACAATAGATTATACCCCGTTAGTTTCACCTCTAATCCTTTTAACCCAAACCGTTCTACACTGCTTTTATTGAATCGATACCCCAAGGTTACATTCTTCAACTTGATATAGGACCCATCTCTCAACCAAACATCCGATGTAAATTTGTTGTTACTTGAAGTTCCATTGACCATACGAGGAAATTCAGACTGACCAGCAGTTTCTTCTTGCCAAGAATTATCAATAATGTATTTCATATAGTTTCGGTTGTTCCCTTTTTCAGAACCGATTTCTCTAAAAGGACCATCTAAAAGAAGTGTTCTACCCGTAACTCCTGTCCAGTTCATAGATGCAAATATTCCTTTGTAAGAGAAACCCATATTCAATCCGAAAGTATAATCCGGACGTTTTGAAGTAGCCAAGTAGTGTTGGTCAAAAGAATCAATCTGTCCATCTCCATTTAAGTCGACATATTTCGCATCACCTGGGCGGATCTTTACATTTCTATGATCAGGGATCCCATCTTTCATTACATATGTTTTTATACCATCCGCTGCAGTAGTGATATTAAAATCATCTTCCGTAAACAGTCGATCATATTCATAACCAAAAATTGCTCCTACTTCATACCCTGTTTTTAGTAGATATTCTTCTCCTGGTCTTGAAGGGACCTCGTCTTGGAATATAATTTCATTCTTTGCATAAGATACGTTTGCAGATACATTGTATTTGAAATCACCTACTTTATCATTCCAACCAAGTTGTAACTCATATCCATGATTCTTCACACGTCCCATATTTACAGATGGAAACTTATTCCCAAATCCAGCCATAAAAGGGACTGTTTTGCGAGAAATCAAGATATCTTTACGATCATCATAGAAAATGTCTCCAACAAATTTCAAACGGTTATCAAGGAAATGAGCATCTAAACCAATATTGGTCTTTTGTGCTGTTTCCCATGTAAGATCAGGGTTTCCAATCGCTCCCTCTGCAACACCTTTTCTCCATAATGTACTATTCTGTCCATAGTTATATCCATTGGTATACAACTTAAATGTTTTATGATAATCTCCAAGTCCTAATGCATAAGAATTAGGCAGGTACATGAAACGTCTTCCATCCATTCTGTCATTACCAACAAGACCTATAGAACCTCTAATTTTCAAATAACTAATTAAATTTTGGTTCTTCATGAAGTCTTCTTCTGAAATCACATACCCTAACGATAAAGAAGGGAATAGTCCATATCTTTTACCAGGGGCAAAATTTTCTGATCCATTATATCCTGCATTGATCTCTGCCACATACTTAGATTTATAATCATATGTAATACGACCGACTAAACCAACATAACCGGTAGGTATAGACTCAAATCTTTCGGGCTTTTTAATATAGTATTTCTTAGTTTGGTTATATAGTATCAAACCGCCAATAGAGTGATTCCCAAATTTTCTATTATAACGTAAACTTGTTTCAAAATACCAATCTCTTGTTCTACCTGCAATCTTGTTCTCATATTTCAATGGAGCATCTTTCTCCATAATTTTATATGCATGCTCGTAGTTATACCCTTCATCACCAGGCATTAGTGTTGATCCATCAATCTCTGATGTATAATATATTTGGTAATACTCTCGTTTACCTACCGCCTTTTTCTCTACTGTATAAGTAGTATTATAGGCACCTTTTACTTCAAATGAAAGACCTTTGGTAACAAAATCTAGCTTCTGTTTTAACGCCAAATTTAGGTTCATCGTATTCTTTACATTATTCTTGTAACCCGCACCATAGTACTTTTTCAATACATTGTTATCCATCAGAATCCCGTAGTATCTATTAGGGTCGACCATATTTAGTCTTCCATTAACAACCCCAGGAGACACCATTGGTGCAGATATATTTAGATCTTGCCAAGTCATATTTAATGGAGACTGTGTATTTCCAACAATACCACCAATACCTAACTTTAAGAGTGTAGATTTTGTAATATTGATATCGATATTTGAACGGTAATTAAAACGCGTATAGTCGAAGTTGTTGTCGTAATCTAAACCTTCGAGTTTCTTAAACAAACCCTCTTGATATAAAAAGCCTAAAGAGGTAAAGTATTTCACTTTCTTGGTTCCACCTGAGATATTCACATTGTGTTGTGTTTGAAGAGACTGTTTATTCATCAACTCTTCTCTCCAATCCACGTCTGGGTAAAGTAATGGATCATCTTTCAAACGAAATCTTTCCATATCATAATCAGAAAATGAATTCTCTCTGGACAATCCATCTCTAATGTTCATCTTACGAACTGCTTGTGCAAATGAATAACTATCTGCCATATCCAATAAAGCTGTTGGGCTTTGAATACCAACCGAAGAGTTGATCGTAATTTGTGCAGGACCATCCTTTCCTCGTCGTGTGGTAACAAGAATCACCCCATTTGCACCACGTACACCAAACACAGCTGTTGCTGAGGCATCTTTAAGCACTGAGATTGACTCGATTTCGTTAGGATCCATTTGGAAGAAATCATTTTCTACCCCATCCACTAAGATTAAAGGTTTTGATGCACCTTCTGTTAATGATCCTGTACCACGAATAAAGATATTGGGATCTTCAGCCCCAGGCTGACCACTTGTTTGAATTGAAGAGAGTCCTGTGATCTGACCTGCCAAGGAATTAGCGACACTCGCATTTGGAGAACGCACCAATGCATCAGTTTCCACTGAAGAAATTGCACCAGTTAAAGTCTCCTTCTTTTGTGTACCATAACCCACTGCAACGACTTCACCTAAATTGATACTACTAGCTTCAAGCTCAATTTTGAATACACTTTTAGAGCCGACCATTATAGTCTGTGGCTCATACCCCATAAAAGAGACAACAATCGAAGCATTGCTATCTTTTACCTTCAATGTGAAATTACCATCAAAGTCTGTCACAGTACCTGAGGTTGTTCCTTTAATCATTACGGCAGCTCCTGGGATAGGATAACCATCTCCATCTTTTACCTCACCTTTAATGGTTCGGGAGGTACTCTGTTGAACTGCATTTGCTCCACCGCTATCTGCAGCATAAAGTTGGGGACTCACCCCCATTAGAAAGATCCAAGCACAAAGTCGTAATAGAATACTCCTTTTATTGCAATAGACCATTGCTCTAAGATTGTTCATAAACGTCTGTTTAGATACTAAGAATAGTTAGATATTGTTCGAATTAATCATCACATATGCCTACGATCAACCACATCCATAAAGAAACTACAATACTTCTCAGTATTTCTATTTCTTTGAGTTATGCAATCGTTTGTTTTACAGGCCATATCATGGAAACCAAATATAAGGCTGCTTGGATTATGTCAATTGTACAGGAGTTCATTAATATTGAATTCCCGTACAATTACTTTACATATAGTTCATAAAATTATCCCTTCATTATCACAAAGCGATGAGAGGACAACTTTAAATAATTGGTTATCGAAGTGATGTTAAAGAATAGGAGAAAATTAATAACTCAAACCCAAGAATTATTTTACCCTAATTGTTCACGAAAAACTTTAGGTGAAACGCCACAATGTGATTTAAAACTGCGGCTAAAATAACATGGTGAAGAGAATCCAACACAATAAGCAATTTCAGAGACCTGCATATCCACTCTTTTTTCTAAAAGTATTTTGGCTTTTTCAAGTCTCATATTAAGAATAAAGTCATTAGGGGTTAAGCCTGTAATACTTTTAATTTTATGAAAAAGAGAAGTACGTCCCATTCCCATACTTTCTGCCAAATCTTTTATATTATAACTTGAATGATCAATATGGTCATATACTTCTTTTACCAATTTTTGCAATATTACAATATCAATTCCATTAAGCTTCTCCCAGTCTTTTTTTATAAAACTTAGATTCAATGATTTATCATCAATAAGACTTAATAAGACGCTCGTTTTTTTATGAGCTATCGTATCCTCATTAATACGATCTAATAAAACTCTTTCTTTTTCTAAAGTCCTTAATCCAATCTCTTGGTTTGACGATTTAAATATCAGAGAAATAACAACTTGAATCCCACCTATTACATCAACTTTAATTTCAGCATTAGACGCGTCTAGAAGAGAAGAAATTATTTTAGAATTTTCTTTAAAAATAACCTCTATTATTTCTCTTTGTGTTGTTATCTTTTTAATATAAGTAATGAAACCTGGCCTTTTAAGTAAATAATTGAAATTAAACTCCATTTGCCATCTACCTTTCAAATCCAATGACATGAAAGAGATCTTATCCAAAATAGCATAACTATAGGATGTTTGCCATGTATGAATAAAATAATTCATCATTAATAAAAAACGCTCTACTGGTATATGAGCAAACGTCTTCTGCATTTTATGTGGATTACAAAAATGTATAGAGTTAACTTTACATGATTGTAATAACTGCTCCTTGAATAATTGACACAACAGAAACAGGTTAGGGGCATTATCGCGACTATCAGTTGAAATAGGAACAGTCGAACTAACATCTTTAATTGTGTCTAATATCTCCTTTATCTCAATGTATTTATTCAAAACTTCTTTAGAGACACTATCTTGATCAATTAAACGTAAAACCTCACCTTCAACCTTCTCACACCTTACAATAATTTTCTTACAGAGTCGTTCAATCAATGATTGACTTTGGGGGTACACAAACTCTCCACAAGATTGTGTTTCTCGAGAAAACCCTAATTTCATCCTTACCATAGGTATCTATCTTTAGGTAATAGTATACATAATTTGTAGACTGTTAATTAAAATTACAAACAATAAAAAAAACTATAGATTTATTCTTTAAAAAAAATAAATCATAGCCCATTATTAACATTCAAACTACAAATAGGCAAAGGAACATTACTGATTAAAGAATGAGGAGAATTATGGAGTACAAGACGATGCTTCACTCCAATGAAGTTACGATAATTGATTTTCATTGTTAGTTGGTATTTAGTTTTAGTCGTTTTATTAGCTGATCCTAAATCAAAACAGAGTCACAGGATCTGATATAAAACTAGAACTAATTCAATCAATTAGCGAAGATATAGACACATAAAACGCGATAGTATTATTCAATTAAGGTATACTATTATTCAATTAAGTACACCTTTATATGTTTATGGTGTAAACATTCACAATTATCGTATTTCCTAAAAAATAATTAAATAAAAAAGAGGAAATCAAACGAATGATTTCCTCTCTATATTATTGTACTATTGACCTATTCAGAAACCACTTCCCCAATTACTTTTAAAATTGAAGTTGGCTGATTTGGATCATTTGTTATGATGGTTACGGTTTTGTATTGACGACCATGTTTACCATGAGAATCAAAAACGACCTTCATATTTGTTGATTCTCCTGGAGCAATCATTTTAGAATCTGGAGTCACAGCCGTACAACCACAAGACGCTTTCACCTTATGAATTAACAAGTTTGACTTTCCCTTATTCTTGATAACAAAAACATGTTCCGCCTTCTCTCCTTGCTTAATTTTCTTGAAATTAAACTCTTTACTATCAAAACGAATTGAAGGTGCATTTGCACGCTCTTTTGCTGAAAGTTTAGAAAAATCTTCAACAACAGTAGCACTCACACCAATAGAGTAGTTGTAGTCTTCGTTTCCATTCATCTTTAAATAGATTCGTTGTGAATCATATCCAAAGATATTTGCCTTACTCGCATCATATTTCACAATTACTCTTCCTTTTTCACCTGGAGCAACATTTTCAGGTTCAAATTTCACAGAAATAAAAGAGGGCTTTCTTGCTAATCCTAATGCAACGGGCTTCTCTCCAAAGTTATAGAAATCAAGGCTCTTCTCTACCACCTTAGTATTCATAACTCGTGTAAAAGCAATATAGTTGGTTGCCATATTTATTAAACCAACCTTGCGAGGAAATAACTCTTGTGGCGTACGTTCACGACCAATAACCTCTCCCATAATGCGAAGCATAATATTATTATTATCTGCATTAGAGGAAACTCTTACGGATTTTGTAAAAGCACCAGGTCTATTCGCCGGATCAAACGTCACAGCTAATACATCACTACCTCCAGGAGGAATAGGACGTCTTTTCCATACAGGAGTTGTACACCCACATGAAGGCTGAGCATTCACGATGATTAGTGGTGCTTTACCCGTATTTTTAAATTTAAAATTGTAAGTTGTTTTACCGTCAGCTTCTTTAATTACCCCATAGTTGTGTTCGTAAGACTCGAACTCAATATGACCTTTAGGAGCTTGTGCTAACAACGTAATGTTGATGGCTAGCATCATGACGAAAAAAGATAAAAACTTCTTCATGCGTTATTATTTTTGTTACCACAATCTTCAACTATTGAAGGTTGCATTGGATTATAATTGATGATTAATCTTTCAGTTTTTACTACATAACAAATTGTCTAAATACAGACAGTGTAAATTAACAATAATATATTTAGATTATTATGTTACTCAATAAATAAAAGTATAAAATTTAACTCATAATAAATTATTTGATAAAATTATTGTTTTATAAGATGAAACAACTCTTTTCACCTTTAAAGTCGTATGAGCACAAACAAAACATTAAAAGGAAATATCTTTTTATATTACCATACCTTCACAAAAGGCTTGTTTTATTCTTTCCATTCATTTCACAACAACATTAATCCATCTTACAAATATTCGATAAATTAACATTCAAGATACAGGTAGGAATAAGATCGAATACTATCATAAACCAAAGATGAGTTATCTCTGAGATACAACAAGTACAATAAGTTCTATTATACCTAGGTTTAATTGATCTAAAGTTTCTGAATAGATCTATAATATCATCTTATTCTTATGGTATAAAAGTAAAAATAAAGAGCAACTATTAGATAGTTGCTCTTTATTATATTTCGTAGAGTTATATGTATACTTATTTAATTCGGATCGTTTGATCTCTATCAGGACCAACAGAAACAATAGTTACTGGCACCTCAACGTAATCCTCAATAAACTTCACATAATCGTGTAGTTCTTGTGGAAGTTCGTCTTTTTTATTCACCCCTGTTAGATCACACTTCCATCCAGGTAATGTTTCGTATACAGGAATCAGATCTTCAGTAATTTCGTAAGGGAAATCCACGGTTTCCTCACTACCAATTACATACTTAGTACAAACTTTAATATGATCAAAACCGTCTAAGACATCTGCTTTCATCATGATAAGTTCCGTAGCCCCATTCACCATAATAGCATACTTTAGAGCTACAAGGTCTAACCAACCACAGCGTCTTTCACGACCAGTTGTTGATCCAAACTCATGTCCTTTGTCACGCAACTCTTTTCCATCATTATCAAATAATTCCGTTGGAAAAGGCCCCATACCTACACGAGTACAATAGGCTTTAAAGATTCCATAGACATTACCAATTTTGTTTGGTGCAATACCTAAACCAGTACATGCTCCTGCCGAAATCGTGTTAGAAGAAGTAACGAATGGATATGAACCAAAATCAATATCCAATAAAGTTCCTTGAGCTCCCTCAGCAATCACACTTTTACCATCTTTCATCATTTGGTTAAGCATATGATCACTATCTACAATTTGAAACTGTCGAAGCGTCTCAATAGAAGCTAACCACTCCTTTTCATACGATTCTAAAGTCTCTTTGTAATCAAACTGATAAAACTTCTCTAGAAGCTCTACGTGTTGTTTTACAAGTTTCTGATACTTCTCTTCAAAATTGTGAAGAATATCTCCAACACGTAAACCATCTCTACCAATCTTATCTCTATAAGTTGGACCAATACCTTTCAACGTCGAACCGATCTTAGCTTTCCCCTTTGCTGCTTCTGATGCGGCATCTAAAAGACGATGTGATGGTAAAATTAGGTGTGCTTTCTTAGAGATAATTAATGTCTTAGTAATGTCTATACCTAACTTCTCAATCCCTTCAATCTCCTTCTTGAATATCACCGGGTCCATCACGACTCCATTACCAATCAGATTAATCTTATTTTCCCTAAAGATTCCTGATGGAATTGTATGAAGCACATGCTTTATGTTATTAAACTCTAGAGTATGTCCTGCATTTGGACCTCCTTGGAAACGAGAGATAACATCGTACTGCGGTGTTAAAACGTCAACAAGTTTTCCTTTTCCTTCGTCTCCCCACTGAAG
It encodes:
- a CDS encoding TonB-dependent receptor codes for the protein MNNLRAMVYCNKRSILLRLCAWIFLMGVSPQLYAADSGGANAVQQSTSRTIKGEVKDGDGYPIPGAAVMIKGTTSGTVTDFDGNFTLKVKDSNASIVVSFMGYEPQTIMVGSKSVFKIELEASSINLGEVVAVGYGTQKKETLTGAISSVETDALVRSPNASVANSLAGQITGLSSIQTSGQPGAEDPNIFIRGTGSLTEGASKPLILVDGVENDFFQMDPNEIESISVLKDASATAVFGVRGANGVILVTTRRGKDGPAQITINSSVGIQSPTALLDMADSYSFAQAVRKMNIRDGLSRENSFSDYDMERFRLKDDPLLYPDVDWREELMNKQSLQTQHNVNISGGTKKVKYFTSLGFLYQEGLFKKLEGLDYDNNFDYTRFNYRSNIDINITKSTLLKLGIGGIVGNTQSPLNMTWQDLNISAPMVSPGVVNGRLNMVDPNRYYGILMDNNVLKKYYGAGYKNNVKNTMNLNLALKQKLDFVTKGLSFEVKGAYNTTYTVEKKAVGKREYYQIYYTSEIDGSTLMPGDEGYNYEHAYKIMEKDAPLKYENKIAGRTRDWYFETSLRYNRKFGNHSIGGLILYNQTKKYYIKKPERFESIPTGYVGLVGRITYDYKSKYVAEINAGYNGSENFAPGKRYGLFPSLSLGYVISEEDFMKNQNLISYLKIRGSIGLVGNDRMDGRRFMYLPNSYALGLGDYHKTFKLYTNGYNYGQNSTLWRKGVAEGAIGNPDLTWETAQKTNIGLDAHFLDNRLKFVGDIFYDDRKDILISRKTVPFMAGFGNKFPSVNMGRVKNHGYELQLGWNDKVGDFKYNVSANVSYAKNEIIFQDEVPSRPGEEYLLKTGYEVGAIFGYEYDRLFTEDDFNITTAADGIKTYVMKDGIPDHRNVKIRPGDAKYVDLNGDGQIDSFDQHYLATSKRPDYTFGLNMGFSYKGIFASMNWTGVTGRTLLLDGPFREIGSEKGNNRNYMKYIIDNSWQEETAGQSEFPRMVNGTSSNNKFTSDVWLRDGSYIKLKNVTLGYRFNKSSVERFGLKGLEVKLTGYNLLSFSKFDIMDPESEPNYNDKYPVVKIFNLGATLRF
- a CDS encoding adenylosuccinate synthase — its product is MKVDVLLGLQWGDEGKGKLVDVLTPQYDVISRFQGGPNAGHTLEFNNIKHVLHTIPSGIFRENKINLIGNGVVMDPVIFKKEIEGIEKLGIDITKTLIISKKAHLILPSHRLLDAASEAAKGKAKIGSTLKGIGPTYRDKIGRDGLRVGDILHNFEEKYQKLVKQHVELLEKFYQFDYKETLESYEKEWLASIETLRQFQIVDSDHMLNQMMKDGKSVIAEGAQGTLLDIDFGSYPFVTSSNTISAGACTGLGIAPNKIGNVYGIFKAYCTRVGMGPFPTELFDNDGKELRDKGHEFGSTTGRERRCGWLDLVALKYAIMVNGATELIMMKADVLDGFDHIKVCTKYVIGSEETVDFPYEITEDLIPVYETLPGWKCDLTGVNKKDELPQELHDYVKFIEDYVEVPVTIVSVGPDRDQTIRIK
- a CDS encoding DUF1573 domain-containing protein; amino-acid sequence: MKKFLSFFVMMLAINITLLAQAPKGHIEFESYEHNYGVIKEADGKTTYNFKFKNTGKAPLIIVNAQPSCGCTTPVWKRRPIPPGGSDVLAVTFDPANRPGAFTKSVRVSSNADNNNIMLRIMGEVIGRERTPQELFPRKVGLINMATNYIAFTRVMNTKVVEKSLDFYNFGEKPVALGLARKPSFISVKFEPENVAPGEKGRVIVKYDASKANIFGYDSQRIYLKMNGNEDYNYSIGVSATVVEDFSKLSAKERANAPSIRFDSKEFNFKKIKQGEKAEHVFVIKNKGKSNLLIHKVKASCGCTAVTPDSKMIAPGESTNMKVVFDSHGKHGRQYKTVTIITNDPNQPTSILKVIGEVVSE
- a CDS encoding RagB/SusD family nutrient uptake outer membrane protein, yielding MKKTYIIVFALCALLISSCEDFKVGDNFLDKPNGGDKTIEDVYSNKLNADQALATCYHTLRTRIIDGTGYKYQGIDQLTDYMAGKRPTAYHDGSINSSTQPTYDIPANELRILWTYIENVNKVPDMTDEEKATRKAEVKVLVAYHYLEMLRYFGGMPKIDHVYLPSENTYMERMTVQEHADFIVKLCDEAAKVLPWHAAEDDFGHLTAAAAKAVKFKTLHYIASPLFNSANPFKDGEASAKFITWLGNYKESRWQDALDAGMDFMRTNTKNGDWFGLVLPKDNTLNGYRDAYADGYLNRNNGEIIFPVQKTARWLKNIRAFGNTRYGMNMPSFEHVNGYEFTDGSLPVLDTNASAEELANNEYFQNPYFKKHAPKTKYKDLEYIRDPRMYENIVVNEDRWQGREAEVYNKGREGINNPGYFKSLCLNGFGTRKWTRDYKNEILNRPFCNAYIRMPEIYLGIAECMAELNMLGADEFGHDVYYYLNQTRQRVGLIPVAATNVTGTMPARLICDSKEKLLNIILYERKVEYVMEQERFFDINRRMISEVLKYKRHIIYTTKQPDGSFKIELRDFKWTPFTWADNWDNKYYLQPIPVNEINKQYGLIQNPGW
- a CDS encoding helix-turn-helix transcriptional regulator, producing MKLGFSRETQSCGEFVYPQSQSLIERLCKKIIVRCEKVEGEVLRLIDQDSVSKEVLNKYIEIKEILDTIKDVSSTVPISTDSRDNAPNLFLLCQLFKEQLLQSCKVNSIHFCNPHKMQKTFAHIPVERFLLMMNYFIHTWQTSYSYAILDKISFMSLDLKGRWQMEFNFNYLLKRPGFITYIKKITTQREIIEVIFKENSKIISSLLDASNAEIKVDVIGGIQVVISLIFKSSNQEIGLRTLEKERVLLDRINEDTIAHKKTSVLLSLIDDKSLNLSFIKKDWEKLNGIDIVILQKLVKEVYDHIDHSSYNIKDLAESMGMGRTSLFHKIKSITGLTPNDFILNMRLEKAKILLEKRVDMQVSEIAYCVGFSSPCYFSRSFKSHCGVSPKVFREQLG